Proteins encoded together in one Merismopedia glauca CCAP 1448/3 window:
- a CDS encoding maltose acetyltransferase domain-containing protein produces MNQSRTEKSMRERMLAGEPYMAIDSELGKMHLRAQQILHAFNISLPDATEERQSLIQDLFGALGEDSEVKPPFR; encoded by the coding sequence ATGAATCAATCACGCACAGAGAAATCAATGCGAGAGAGGATGCTTGCAGGCGAGCCTTACATGGCGATTGACTCCGAACTTGGCAAAATGCATCTTCGCGCGCAACAAATCTTACACGCTTTCAATATCTCCCTTCCTGATGCAACTGAAGAACGGCAGTCCCTGATCCAAGATCTGTTTGGGGCATTGGGAGAAGATTCTGAAGTCAAGCCACCGTTTCG
- a CDS encoding PadR family transcriptional regulator, with the protein MSLSHIILGLLQQQERTGYDLKTECFDDCIAHLWRADQAQIYRTLDKLEQQGEIVCTVEIQHERPNRKVYRITARGSAEFTRWLQTHQPLPVGREPLLMQLYFAAQLPNSAIVELLEPELKARCEKLTRCQAINVLGHRDLDAREQQMHQLVLALIKQREQTYVNWLKDTLDIIRNQLT; encoded by the coding sequence ATGTCTCTGTCCCATATCATCCTTGGTTTACTCCAACAGCAGGAGCGGACTGGCTACGACCTGAAAACTGAGTGCTTTGACGACTGTATTGCCCACTTGTGGCGGGCGGATCAGGCGCAAATTTACCGCACCTTAGACAAGTTAGAACAGCAAGGTGAGATTGTGTGTACCGTAGAGATTCAGCACGAGCGCCCCAATCGTAAAGTCTACCGCATCACCGCCAGAGGCTCAGCCGAGTTCACCAGATGGCTTCAGACCCATCAACCGTTGCCAGTTGGGCGAGAACCCTTGCTGATGCAACTTTACTTTGCGGCTCAATTGCCGAACTCTGCGATAGTGGAGTTACTAGAACCAGAACTGAAGGCGCGATGTGAAAAGTTAACCAGATGTCAAGCCATTAATGTTCTAGGACATCGAGATCTGGATGCTCGCGAACAGCAAATGCATCAACTGGTGCTGGCACTGATTAAGCAACGGGAACAGACTTATGTCAATTGGTTAAAAGACACCCTCGACATCATCCGTAACCAGTTAACATAG